The region GAATCCAGCGATGTACCAAATCCTGGCCGCGGTATTTCGACCGCTGCGCTCCCCTCTTCGCGTGCTCAGTGGCAAGCTCGCAGCCAGCCATCCGGATACCGCCCGCATAGAAGCATCCAAGTCGCATATTGCCACGGCGTTCGCTCTTGCAGCAGTCGTTCTCCTCTGGTTCCTCGGCCGCGGTCTTGTTATCGGAACGCTTGCCAACGTAGAGCAGTTGACCGGCCACTATGCAGCCACGGCATTCACCTGGGCAAGCCCGACATCTCATCTCAAGCCCGGCCTCCTTGCTGGTTCCGGCGGCGCTTTGCAACTGACCGGTCGTGCGCCGCAAGACCAGCGCTGGACCCTGCGCTGCGGGAACGATCTGGAACTGGTCATAGAGCGGCCTGCCGGTCTGTTTCGCCAGTGGGTTCCATTGGTGCCAGCATGCGAGCGCTCCGGTCTCTCCATACGCTCCGACTGGTCGATGCTTCCAGGCGACGGCTGGGGAGCCCGCGATCCGCGCCAGCTTTCCTTTCAGGTCTTCGAAATCCGTGACAACGCCGGACCGATACCGCTGGCACACCTCGTTGCGGAATCGACCGGATTCTTTGACGTCGAGAAGCACGACTTCAGCACGTCCGCGGCGCATGTTCTCACCTCCCGCTGGGATGCCGACTGGTACCGCCGCATTGCAAGCCATGGCTACCACTACGACGGTGACAGCGGCAGGCAGCAAAGCGTCGCCTGGCCGTTCCTGTACCCCATGGCCGTGAAGGCATTGGCTGCCGTGCTCGGCAAACCGGTAACGTCGATGATGCTGGCATTCAATGCCGTCTGTCTTCTGCTTGCACTCGCGCTACTGTTCGCCATCGGCCGCGCCGCGGGCCTCGACGCTGGTCCGGCGCTCATTGCACCCGCGTGGCTGGTGTTCAATCCGTTCGCATTCTTTCTGGTAGGAGGCTTCTCCGAGTCGCTATTCCTGCTGCTCGAGTGCGCGCTCGTGTTTTCGCTGGTCTATCGGCGTTACTGGCTAGGCGCCTGGGCCGTTGCACTGCTGACGGCAACGCGCTTTATCGGATTGCTGTCTGTGGTCTGGCTGATCCACGGCATCTGGTCCGACAGCACGTCGAGCCCGCGCAAGCGGATAATCCAATCCCTTGCCGTGGCCGGAATCGCCATGCTGGGAGTGGTTGGCGACATCGCAGTCAAGTGGATGCAAACCGGTTTTCCCCTTGCTGCCTTTACGGTACGCAACGCGTGGCAGGTCACGCCGCCAGGCCAGTGGCTGGGCCTACTCGATTTCGGGAAACTGTTCGAAGGTGAATACCTGGCGCTCGTCTTCCTGGGACTGTCGCTCTTCCTCTCGTGCATCGCCGCACTTTGCAAAGCCATCCGGCAGTCCTGCCATGCGGCAGCCATGCTGATTGGCATTGGTGTCACGCAGGTAGGCGGAACGCTTCTGCTCAACCCCGAATTGCACTCGGTGGGACGCTACCTGCTGCCATTGGCGCCGTCCATCGTGGGCGTGCTCGCGTTGGGGCGCGGTCATGGCAGGCTGGTCGCTTGTGCAGGGGTTATCACGGCGGCCGGGGCGGGAGCCATGCCATTCATCGTGCAGCGCATTGCCATCGGATGGCCGCCTTATTGAACTCCGGACGGAAGCTTCCGGCAAGCAACCCTATCCCGCCCATGCGACATTGCCATCCAACGGATAAACCGGCCTGCTGACCCGCCGGAACGGAAACCGCTCATAACGCGAACTGGTAACCCCCTCCCCGTCGCACTCCACCACCGCCCTGGCAATCGGCACGAACACCGGCCGGCAGTACATGCGCGACTTCAGCAGCAGGAACCTGGCCCGATGCGGATCGATGCCGATATGGGTGAAGATACCCAGGTCCCAGTGCTCTTGCGGGGTCTCGGTCACGACGATCTGCGCCGCGCCGATATCGAGCAAGGCGGTGCGCCCCATGCGGATGCGCTGCCCGGTGTAGGTCGGGCCGGTGATGGTGTACTCGCCGTCGGTGATCGCGGCGACCGTGCCGGTCAGCGGCCTGCTTTGCGGATAGACCTCCAGCTGGGGCAGCGCCACCTTGTCGCCGACCGGCAGCGTGATGGTGGCCCCGACGCCGGCGTCGACCAGCGCGGCGACCGCCTCCGCATCGCACACGGGCCCGACCGCGATGCCGGTCAGGCCTTGTGCCAGTGCCTCGTGCAGTACCGCCATGTTGTCGCAGGTGCCGCCGGACATGCAGTTGTCGCCATGGTCGAGCAGCAGCACCGGCCTTGCATCGGCACGGTCCGCGCTGTCGGCAAGCTGCGCGGCGCGCGCGATGGAGCTGGAAAGCGGCTCCGCCTGGTAGGCAAAGCCATCGCGCTCGGCCCACGCCTGTGCCGCGATCCGGCTGGCAACCTCGTCCGCCTTGGCGGGGTCGCCGTCGCCGACCACGATGACGCTCAGGCAGGGGGCGGCGATGTCGGCCAGGCCGAAGCCGGCCAGCACCGACACCGCCAGCATGCCGTCCCGCTCGGCCTCGCGCGCCAGCGCCACGGCGCGCTGCATGGCGCCTTCGTCGGTGCGGCTGCGCAGGGTGTGCGTGATCAGCGGCGGGCGCCGCCACGCCATCACCGGGCGCACGCGCCCGGCAATCATGTCGAGCAGCAGCCGCCCGGCATGGGCGCCGGTTTCATACATGTCCACGTGCGGGTAGGTCTTGAAGCTGACCGCGATGTCGGCATGGTCGACCAGCGCCTGCGTGATGTTGCCGTGCAGATCCAGCGCGACCGCGACCGGCGCGTGCGGCAGCACGGCGCGCAGGCGGCGCAGCAGGTCGCCTTCGCCGTCGTCGCTGTTCTCGGCCACCATCGCGCCGTGCAGGTCGAGCATCACCGCATCGCAACCGTGTGCGGCCGCGATGATGGTGTCGCACAGATGGGTGTAGGCCTCGGCGGCGACGCGTCCGCTCGGGTTGGCGCCGGCGATCACGGGCACCACGATGTCGGCGCCGGCGGCTTCGGCCAGGTCGATGAAGGCGGCGGCCGCGGTGCGGGTGCCCTTGGCGGCGCGATAGGCGGCGTCGCCATAGGCCGGCGCGAAGGCACCCAGCGGTGTCGGCACCGGTGAGAAGGTATTGGTCTCGTGGTTGAGTCGGGCAATCAGGATCTTCATCGGGCAGTCCGTTCCGGTGTCATGGCCGCGTGGCGGCATCGAGCATGGCGTGCAGCAGCACGTTGCAGCCGGCCTCGAGGTGCTCGGGCCGCGCGTCTTCGATTTCGTTGTGGCTGATGCCATCCTTGCACGGCACGAAGATCATCGCCGCCGGGGCGACGCGGGCCAGGTAGACCGCGTCATGGCCGGCGCCGCTGATCACGTCCATGGCGGAATGGCCGAGCCGTTGCGCGCCGCCGCGCACCGCCTCGACCAGCCGCGCATCGAATGGCTGCGGCGGGAAGTACACCACCTGCCGCAAATCGATGGCAATGCCGCTGCGCGCCGCCAGCGCGGCAACCTGCGTACGCAGTGCCGCGTCCATCGCGGACAGCACCGTGTCGTCGCCGGCGCGCAGGTCCACTGTCATCGTGACCTTGCCGGGGATGACATTGCGCGAATCGGGATGCACGCCCAGGCAACCGACCGTGCCGCGGCCATGCGGAGGATGATCGAGCGCGATGCGGTTGACCATGCCGACCAGCTCCGATGCCGCCAGCAGCGCATCCTTGCGCAACGCCATCGGCGTAGGGCCGGCATGCGCTTCCATGCCGGTCAGCACCACGTCGTACCAGCGCTGGCCGAGCGCGCCGGTGACCACGCCGATGGTGGTGTCGCTAGCCTCCAGCACCGGTCCTTGCTCGATATGCGCTTCAAAGTAGGCGCCGACCGGGCGCGCGCCGACCGGCTCCGGCCCGGCATAGCCGATGGCCTGCAACGCGTGACCGACGCTGATACCGTCGCGGTCGCGCTGCTGCAGCATGTCGGCCAGCGCGAACTCGCCGATAAACGCGCCCGAGCCCATCATCACCGGAACGAAGCGCGAGCCTTCCTCGTTGGTCCAGACCGCGACCTCCAGCGGGGCATCGGTGACGATGCCGGCGTCGGCCAGCGTGCGCAGCACTTCGATGCCGGCGAACACGCCGTAGTTGCCGTCGAACTTGCCGCCGGTGGGCTGGGTGTCGATATGGCTGCCGGTCATCACCGGTGGCAAGGCGTTGTCGCGCCCGGCGCGCCGCGCAAAGATATTGCCGATAGCATCGATGCGGATCGTGCACCCGGCCGCCTGGGCCTCGGCGACGAAGAAGTCGCGGCCCTGGCGGTCCAGGTCGGTCAGCGCCAGCCGGCATACGCCGCCCCTGGGCGTGGCGCCAATGATGGCCAGGCGCATCAGGGTGTCCCACAGGCGCTGGCCGTCGATGCGCAGGTCGGCGCGCGCGCCGGCGCTCGCCGCTGCCGCGCGCGCAGCTTGCAATGTCGTCATCTCAATCCTCGTATGGCTCGGCCGGCATCGCGGCCTGCGTGGTCCATGGATCAGGCCGCCAGCCCGACGCCGAGATAGCGGTCCTTGACCGCCTCGTCGGCGCGGAAGGCGTCGTTGCTGCCGGTGTAGACCACCCTGCCCTGCTCGATGATCACGTGGCGGTCGGCCAGCTGCATGCAGACCTCCAGGTTCTGCTCCACCAGCAGAATCGGCACGCCGGCGGCCTTGATGACCTTGAGCTGCGCCACGATCTCTTCCACGATCACCGGGGCCAGCCCTTCTACCGGCTCGTCGAGCATCAGCAGGCGCGGATGGTTCATCATCGCGCGCCCGATCGCGAGCATCTGCTGTTCGCCGCCGGACAGCTGCGCGCCGCCGTTGCCGCGCCGCTCGCGCAGACGCGGGAAGATGCGGTAGATGTCCTGCAGCTGCCACGGCGAATCGCGGCGCGCGGCCAGCTTGAGGTTCTCTTCCACCGTCAGCAGCTTGAAGATGCCGCGGTGCTCGGGCACCAGGCACAGGCCTTCGACGGCAATCCGGTGCGGCGCCAGGCCGGCAACGTCCTTGCCGCGGAAGATCACGCGCCCGCCGCAGGGCTGGACCACGCCGGCAATGGCCTTGAGCGTGGTCGACTTGCCGGCGCCGTTGCGCCCCAGCAGCGTGACCAGCTCGCCTTCGCCGACCGCCAGCGACACGCCCTGCAGCACATGGCTCTTGCCGTAGTAGCCATGGATCTCCTGTACGTCGAGCATCATCCCCTGCCTCCGGTAATCATGTTGCCGAGATAGGCGGCGCGCACGCGCGGGTCGCCGCGCACGGCAGCGGGCGGCCCCTCCATCAGCACCTTGCCTTGCTGCATCACCGTGACGGTGTCCGAGATATCCATGACGATGTCCATGTTGTGTTCGATCAGCACGACGGTGTGGTCCGCGGCCAGCCCGCGGATCAGCCGCTTCATCGCGCCGAGGTCGTCGACGCCCATGCCCGAGGTGGGCTCGTCCAGGAAGATCGCGCGCGGCCGTGCGGCCAGCGCCATGCCGACCTCCAGGCGCCGTTGCTGGCCGTGCGACAGCACCCCTGCGGCGCTGTCCGCGACGCGCGTCAGTTCCAGCCGTTCGAGCACCTGGTCGACGACCTCGCCGCAGGCCAGTTCGCCGACCGGCAAGCGCCATCCGCTCATGGCCTTGCGCGGTGACGTACCCAGCGCGGCAAGGCGCAGGTTCTCGCGCACCGGCAGGCTCGGGAACAGGCTGGTGACCTGGAACGAGCGCGCGATGCCGCGCTGCACGCGCTGGTAGTCGGCTTCGGCCGTGACGTCCTTGCCGTCGAAGACGATGCGGCCGGCGCTGACTTCCTTGGTGCCGGTCAGCATGTGGAACAGCGTGGTCTTGCCGGCGCCGTTGGGGCCGATCACGGAATGGATCGTGCCCGGCATCACGCGCAGGTCGACCCCGCCCAGCGCCGTGAACTTACCGTACTGCTTGACGATGCCGGTGGCTTCGAGAATGGGGGTGGTGGCGGTGCTCATGCGCTTTCCTCCTGCGTGACGGGGGCGCGGCGCACGCCGCGCAGGCGATCCCATAGCGTGGCGCCCAGCCCCCACAGCCCGCGCTGCATGAACAGGCTGACCGCGATCAGCAGGAAGCCGAGCAGCATCAGCCAGCGCGGCCACAGCGTCGACAACCAGTCCGCCAGCAGCACGTAGAAGGCGGCGCCCAGCACCGAGGCAAAGATATTGCCGGTGCCGCCGATCACGGTCATCACCAGGATCATCTCGCTGGCGTGGTAGTCGATATTGGTCAGCGGCGCGATGCCGGTCAGCATCGCATGCAGCGCGCCGGCCAGCCCGGTGACCGCGCCGGAGACCATGAAGGCCAGCAGCTTGAACGCCTTGACGTTGTAGCCGACCGCCAGGGCGCGCTCTTCGTTGTCGCGGATCGCCAGCAGCGTGCGTCCCAGCACCGACTCGGTCACGCGCAGCACCGCCAGGAACACCGCCAGGAACAGCACCGCGACGAAACCATAGAACTGCCATGGCGACGCCAGCGGCACCAGCGCATGGCCCGCCACGGACAGCGGCGGACGCGGGATATCCAGCAGGCCGTTGTCGCCGCCGGTGATGCCGGGCGCGGTATAGGCCAGGAAGTAGAACATCTGCGCGAACGCCAGCGTCAGCATCACGAAGTAGGTACCGCGCTGCCGGATCGCAAACCAGCCGACCAGAGCCGCCGCGGCAGCGCCGATCGCGATCGCCAGCAGCAGCGCCAGCGGCATCGGCAGGCTGGCGCGGGTCAGCGCCAGCCCCACCGCATAGCTGCCCAGCCCGAAGAAGATGCCCTGCCCGAACGACAGCAGGCCGGTGTAGCCGAGCAGCAGGTTGCACGCCATGGCGGCCATCGCGTAGATCAGCACTTCGGTGGCAAGCGTGCCGGAGCGCATCGTCAGCGGCAGCAGCAGCGTGACGCCGAGTGCCAGCCACCAGAAACGGTAGCGCAAGAGCCATTGTCTTTGCATAGCCATCATCCCCTCCCCAGCAAGCCATGCGGGCGCAGCAGCAGCACCGCGGCCATGGCGACATAGATCATCAGCCGCGCGCCCTCGGGCCACAGCGTGCTCATCAGGCTCTGCACCACGCCGACCAGCAGGCCGCCCACCAGCGCGCCGGTGAAGCTGCCCATGCCGCCGACCACGACCACGATAAAGGCCACGCCCAGGGCCTCGACACCCATGAACGGCTCGGCCCCGCGGATCGGCGCGGCCAGCACGCCGGCGATCGCCGCGGTGGCGGCGCCCAGCGCAAACATCAGGCTGAACAGCCGGAACACATTGATGCCGAGCAGCGACACCATCTCGGTGGATTCGCTGCCCGCGCGCACCGCACTGCCCAGGCGCGTACCTTCGAGCAGCCACCACAGGCCGATCGCCAGCAGGCCCGTGAAGGCGATCACGAACAGCCGGTACTTGGGATAGACGAAGTCGCCCCACATCACCACGCCCTGCAGCGCATCCGGCGGCGGCACGTCGACGCCGAGCGGCCCCCAGCCGACGATGATGAGTTCCTGGATGGCGAGCGCCAGGCCCACCGTGACCAGGATGTGGAACTCGTGCGGCTGCGCATAGACATGGCGCAGC is a window of Cupriavidus taiwanensis LMG 19424 DNA encoding:
- a CDS encoding ABC transporter ATP-binding protein, with the protein product MSTATTPILEATGIVKQYGKFTALGGVDLRVMPGTIHSVIGPNGAGKTTLFHMLTGTKEVSAGRIVFDGKDVTAEADYQRVQRGIARSFQVTSLFPSLPVRENLRLAALGTSPRKAMSGWRLPVGELACGEVVDQVLERLELTRVADSAAGVLSHGQQRRLEVGMALAARPRAIFLDEPTSGMGVDDLGAMKRLIRGLAADHTVVLIEHNMDIVMDISDTVTVMQQGKVLMEGPPAAVRGDPRVRAAYLGNMITGGRG
- a CDS encoding branched-chain amino acid ABC transporter permease, with protein sequence MNVYLLQVINGVGIGMLYFLLAVGLSIVFGLLRFVNFAHGAFYALGAYLCFQALQFGMNFWVALVFAPIIIGALAWLTEKVMLRHVYAQPHEFHILVTVGLALAIQELIIVGWGPLGVDVPPPDALQGVVMWGDFVYPKYRLFVIAFTGLLAIGLWWLLEGTRLGSAVRAGSESTEMVSLLGINVFRLFSLMFALGAATAAIAGVLAAPIRGAEPFMGVEALGVAFIVVVVGGMGSFTGALVGGLLVGVVQSLMSTLWPEGARLMIYVAMAAVLLLRPHGLLGRG
- a CDS encoding M81 family metallopeptidase, translated to MKILIARLNHETNTFSPVPTPLGAFAPAYGDAAYRAAKGTRTAAAAFIDLAEAAGADIVVPVIAGANPSGRVAAEAYTHLCDTIIAAAHGCDAVMLDLHGAMVAENSDDGEGDLLRRLRAVLPHAPVAVALDLHGNITQALVDHADIAVSFKTYPHVDMYETGAHAGRLLLDMIAGRVRPVMAWRRPPLITHTLRSRTDEGAMQRAVALAREAERDGMLAVSVLAGFGLADIAAPCLSVIVVGDGDPAKADEVASRIAAQAWAERDGFAYQAEPLSSSIARAAQLADSADRADARPVLLLDHGDNCMSGGTCDNMAVLHEALAQGLTGIAVGPVCDAEAVAALVDAGVGATITLPVGDKVALPQLEVYPQSRPLTGTVAAITDGEYTITGPTYTGQRIRMGRTALLDIGAAQIVVTETPQEHWDLGIFTHIGIDPHRARFLLLKSRMYCRPVFVPIARAVVECDGEGVTSSRYERFPFRRVSRPVYPLDGNVAWAG
- a CDS encoding branched-chain amino acid ABC transporter permease, whose translation is MAMQRQWLLRYRFWWLALGVTLLLPLTMRSGTLATEVLIYAMAAMACNLLLGYTGLLSFGQGIFFGLGSYAVGLALTRASLPMPLALLLAIAIGAAAAALVGWFAIRQRGTYFVMLTLAFAQMFYFLAYTAPGITGGDNGLLDIPRPPLSVAGHALVPLASPWQFYGFVAVLFLAVFLAVLRVTESVLGRTLLAIRDNEERALAVGYNVKAFKLLAFMVSGAVTGLAGALHAMLTGIAPLTNIDYHASEMILVMTVIGGTGNIFASVLGAAFYVLLADWLSTLWPRWLMLLGFLLIAVSLFMQRGLWGLGATLWDRLRGVRRAPVTQEESA
- a CDS encoding mannosyltransferase family protein, which codes for MYQILAAVFRPLRSPLRVLSGKLAASHPDTARIEASKSHIATAFALAAVVLLWFLGRGLVIGTLANVEQLTGHYAATAFTWASPTSHLKPGLLAGSGGALQLTGRAPQDQRWTLRCGNDLELVIERPAGLFRQWVPLVPACERSGLSIRSDWSMLPGDGWGARDPRQLSFQVFEIRDNAGPIPLAHLVAESTGFFDVEKHDFSTSAAHVLTSRWDADWYRRIASHGYHYDGDSGRQQSVAWPFLYPMAVKALAAVLGKPVTSMMLAFNAVCLLLALALLFAIGRAAGLDAGPALIAPAWLVFNPFAFFLVGGFSESLFLLLECALVFSLVYRRYWLGAWAVALLTATRFIGLLSVVWLIHGIWSDSTSSPRKRIIQSLAVAGIAMLGVVGDIAVKWMQTGFPLAAFTVRNAWQVTPPGQWLGLLDFGKLFEGEYLALVFLGLSLFLSCIAALCKAIRQSCHAAAMLIGIGVTQVGGTLLLNPELHSVGRYLLPLAPSIVGVLALGRGHGRLVACAGVITAAGAGAMPFIVQRIAIGWPPY
- a CDS encoding ABC transporter ATP-binding protein, coding for MMLDVQEIHGYYGKSHVLQGVSLAVGEGELVTLLGRNGAGKSTTLKAIAGVVQPCGGRVIFRGKDVAGLAPHRIAVEGLCLVPEHRGIFKLLTVEENLKLAARRDSPWQLQDIYRIFPRLRERRGNGGAQLSGGEQQMLAIGRAMMNHPRLLMLDEPVEGLAPVIVEEIVAQLKVIKAAGVPILLVEQNLEVCMQLADRHVIIEQGRVVYTGSNDAFRADEAVKDRYLGVGLAA
- a CDS encoding Zn-dependent hydrolase — its product is MTTLQAARAAAASAGARADLRIDGQRLWDTLMRLAIIGATPRGGVCRLALTDLDRQGRDFFVAEAQAAGCTIRIDAIGNIFARRAGRDNALPPVMTGSHIDTQPTGGKFDGNYGVFAGIEVLRTLADAGIVTDAPLEVAVWTNEEGSRFVPVMMGSGAFIGEFALADMLQQRDRDGISVGHALQAIGYAGPEPVGARPVGAYFEAHIEQGPVLEASDTTIGVVTGALGQRWYDVVLTGMEAHAGPTPMALRKDALLAASELVGMVNRIALDHPPHGRGTVGCLGVHPDSRNVIPGKVTMTVDLRAGDDTVLSAMDAALRTQVAALAARSGIAIDLRQVVYFPPQPFDARLVEAVRGGAQRLGHSAMDVISGAGHDAVYLARVAPAAMIFVPCKDGISHNEIEDARPEHLEAGCNVLLHAMLDAATRP